In Lacinutrix sp. Bg11-31, the DNA window GTATTACACACACTTCCTAAAGCTAAAGCAATAGTACGCTCGCTTTTACCTCTACTCATTTGCGCTGCAACAACGTTATATTTTAAAGTTGAAAAGCCCAATTCTTTAGTCGTTAATTCTCTATCAATAGGAAATGAACTTCCATAACCAGCCGCAGAACCTAACGGATTTTGGTCTACCGTTTGTATAGCTGCATTTAACAAGTATACATCGTCAATTAATACTTCTGCATACGCAGAAAACCATAATCCAAATGATGATGGCATTGCTACCTGTAAATGTGTATAACCAGGAAGCAGAGCTTCTTTATTAGTCTCAGCCAGATCTAAAAGTGTATCAAAAAACATTTTTGTTTTAGCACTAATTTCTTTTAAATTTTCTTTATAATAAAGATGAAGCGCTACTAAAACTTGATCATTTCTAGAACGTGCTGTATGAATTTTTTTCCCAACATCACCTAATGTTTTTGTTAGCTCATATTCAATTTTAGAGTGCACATCTTCAAAAGACTCTTCTATTACAAATGTTCCATTTTCTATGGTTTCCGCAATAGCGTTTAATCCGCTTTTAAGTTGTTTTAATTCTTCCGAAGAAATTATATCTATAGATTCTAACATAATAGCATGCGCTAAGGATGCTTGTACATCGTACTTTGCAATATGTAAATCAATTTCCCTATCGTTACCAACAGTAAACTGTTCTATTTTTTTATCGATACTTATTCCTTTGTCCCAGAGTTTCATGTTCTTTAGTTTATCTGTTAATTTATTCCTTGTCACTTCGAGTTATTCTGATTTTTTATCAGAATTCTATCGAGAAGTATTTTCTTGTTTTCGATACATTTCTCCTTGCAATCGAAACACTCAAACTGACAAAAATGCTACAATACTTTTTCAAGTAATTCAATATAAATTTTAATACCTTCTTCTATTTCATTCAAATAAATAAACTCATCTGCAGAATGTGATCGAGTGCTATCTCCTGGCCCTAATTTTAACGATGGACAATTCAAAACTGCTTGATCGGATAATGTTGGCGAACCATACGTGCTCCTGCCAATTTCTACTCCTGCAACCACCAATGGATGATCGATTGGAATAGACGATGAATTTAATTTTATGCTTCGTGGAATGATACTACCACAAGGCGATTCTTTTTGTAAAATATTCACGATTTCTTGGTTTGAATATTTGTCGTTAACACGAACATCTACAACTAATTTTACATCTGCAGGAACTGCATTATGCTGTTTTCCTGCATTAATTTGAGTAATAGTCATTTTTACTTCGCCTAAGGCTTCAGATCTTTTATCAAACTTGTAATTTTTAAACCATTCTAAAACTGAAATCGTATTATAAATAGCATTATCGTTATTTGGATGTGCTGCATGACCTGGCGTTCCTTTTACTACTGCATCGAACACAACTAAACCTTTTTCGGCAACTGCTAAATTCATTAAAGTTGGTTCACCAACAATAGCAACATCTACTTTTGGGATAACACTTAACATACTATTTAAACCATTATCTCCACTACTCTCTTCTTCTGCAGAAGCAACAATAACAATATTATAATTTAAACCTTTTTTGTTGTAGAAATACGCAAACGTTGCCAACAAACTTACTAAACATCCTCCAGCATCATTACTTCCTAAACCATATAATTTCCCATCCTCTACAATAGCTTTAAATGGGTCTTTAGTGTAACCATTATTGGGCTTTACAGTATCGTGATGGGAGTTTAATAATAAAGTTTGCTTACTATCATCAAAATATTTATTGGTTGCCCAAACATTATGCTGCGTACGATTAAAAGGAATGTTTTGTTCGATAAACCACTGCTCGATATGCGCTGCTGCTGGACCTTCTTCTGAAGAAAAAGATTGCGTTTCTATAAGCTGCTTTAATAAAGCAATTGCTTTTGTTGTTAGTTTTTCTATCATTTGGTAATGGTTGTGTGTTTACTATTTGTCTTAAAAAGCATGCTTGATTTCCCAATACAAACTTTTTGCACTTGATGATTTACAGCATGAAAACAATTGTTTAATTTTGGTAACATACCTTCATAAATAATTCCGTTTTCGATTAATGACGGATAGCTTTCTGTGTTGATATTTTCGATAACAGAATCGTCATTATCCACATTTTCTAAAACACCATTTTTTTCGAAACAATAATATAATTCGGTGTTATAAATTGAAGCAAAGCCAATTGCTAATTCCGAAGAAATAGTATCTGCATTAGTATTTAACAACTGCCCTTTTCCATCGTGCGTAATAGCACAAAAAACAGGAGTCACATTATTATTTAAAAGCAATTCTAACGTAGCTGTATTTACTTGTTTTACATCTCCCGCAAAACCATAATCGATAGGCTTTGATGGTCTCAAATCTGAAACAATAGTATTACCGTCTGCTCCCGAAAAACCAATTGAATTACATTTATTAGCTTGTAATTGCGCTACAATATTCTTATTAATTTTTCCTGCATAAACCATAGTAATAACATCCAACGTTTCTTGATCTGTAATACGTCTTCCATCAATCATTTTAACCTCAACTTGCATTTGTTGCGCTAATTTTGTTGCCAACTTTCCACCTCCATGAACTAAGATTTTAGGAGAATCTATAGTTGAGAAGGCTTTTAGAAATTGTTTCAAGACAGTATCATCATCGATGATGTTTCCTCCAATTTTTATGATTTTTAGTGTTTTCATAATTATAAATCCTCTAAAATTTGTTTCAGTACTATTTGCGCAGCAAATGTTCTGTTATTTGCCTGCTTAATTACTACTGAATTATCACCATCTAAAACAGCATCTTCTACTACAACATTTCTTCTAACTGGTAAACAATGCATAAATTTTGCTTGCCCTAGTTTGGCTTTAGTCATCATCCAATTTTTATCTTGACTTAAAATTTTTCCGTAATCGCTATAGCTACTCCAGTTTTTAACGTAAATAAAATCTGCATCTTTTAAAGCATCTTCTTGGTTGTAGTTTATTGGTGTATTCTTCGTTATTTCCTGTCTCAACTCATAACCTTCTGGATGTGTAATTATTAAATTTACATCCATATTTTGCATCATTCCTACAAATGAATTGGCAACAGCTTGTGGTAATGCTTTTGGATGTGGTGCCCAAGACAATACTACTTTTGGTTTTACTTTTTTAGTTAGTTCACTAATAGTAATCGCATCTGTTAACGCTTGTAAAGGATGAGCAGTTGCGCTTTCCATATTTACTATTGGCACAGTTGCGTATTTTATAAAGCTATTTATTACAAATTCGCTTTCGTCTTTTTGTTTATCTAATAAACCTGGAAATGCTCTAACAGCAATAACATCTGCATATTGCGAAATAACTTGCGCTGCTTCTTTTATATGCTCAGACGTATTAGCGTTCATAACTGTTCCATCTTCAAACTCTAGATTCCATGCATCATTTACATTTAAAATAACGACATCCATACCAAGATTTTTTGCTGCTTTTTCGGTACTCAATCGTGTTCGTAAACTAGAATTAAAGAACAACATCACCAAGGTTTTGTTTTTTCCTAAGTCTGAAAACTGAAAAGGATTCGCTTTTAATAAAATAGCTTCCTTTATGGTTTCCTTGAGATTTCCTATATCTTTTATGTTTGTATATTTTTTCATTATAACTCACTTTTTAAAGCCTCAAAAAACAAATCGACATGTTCTTTTTTAATCGTTAATGGCGGAAGGATTCTTAATAAGTTAGGATTCTTAGCGCTTCCTGTAAATATTTTATGTGTGAAAATTAGTTTTTTGCGCAACTCTGCAATTGGAAAATCAAATTCCAATCCTAACATTAAACCACGTCCTTTTATATTTTTTATTGCTGAAATTTCTTTTGCTCTTTCAATAAAATAAGCTGAAATTTCTTTTACATTTTGCATGAGTTTTTCATCTTCTATAACCTCTAAAACTGTCGATGATGCTACACACGCTAAATGATTTCCGCCAAATGTTGTACCTAACAAACCAAAAGACGCTTTAATATTTGGGTGAATTAAAATACCACCAATTGGAAAACCATTTCCCATACCTTTGGCGATAGAAATTATATCTGGAGTCACATTATACTTCTGGAATGCAAAAAAATCACCAGTTCTTCCAAAACCAGATTGCACCTCATCTGCAATAAAACAAGCATTGTATTTTTTACACAAGGCTTCAATACCTATATAAAATTCTGCTGTGCTTTCATCCAATCCACCAACTCCTTGAATGCACTCTATAATTACAGCGCAAACATCGTTTTTTACAAGTGCTTTTTCTAAAGCTATTAAATCTCCTAATTCTAAAATCTCAACCTCTTGCTGCGCGTTAATAGGTGCAATTATTTTAGCATTATCTGTTGCTGCAACAGCTGCAGATGTACGACCATGAAATCCATTTTTAAAAGCCACAATTTTTTTCTTTCCGTTATAGAATGACGCTAGCTTTAATGCGTTTTCATTGGCTTCTGCTCCAGAATTACATAAAAATAACTGATAATCTTTACAACCTGACAACTTACCTAACTTATTAGCTAACTCAACTTGTAATGGATTTTGAATTGAGTTGCTATAAAAACCTAGCTTAGCAACTTGCTCGCTAATATTCTTAACATATTTAGGATGCGAGTGTCCAATAGAAATCACTGCGTGACCTCCATATAAATCTAAATATCTGGTGTTGTTTTCATCAAAAACAAAAACATCTTCTGCTTTTATAGGCGTGATGTCGAATAATGGATACACGTTGAATAAATTCATATTTGATCTTGTTTGATGTTGTTAATTTTATTAAAAGAAGTAATCATTCCTTGAATTAAAGAAGAACTTAGTCCTTTATGTTCCATTTCGTTTAAACCTTCAATAGTGCAGCCTTTTGGTGTTGTTACGCGATCTATTTCCTCCTCTGGATGATTTCCATTTGTAATTAACAAACTCGCTGCTCCTTCACTTGTATACATTGCCAATTCTTGCGCTTCTTTTGCATCGAAACCTAACTGAATAGCCGCTTGTGTTGTTGCTCTAATCAAGCGCATCCAAAAGGCTACTCCACTTGCACAAACAACTGTTGCTGCCTGCATTTGGTTTTCTGGAATACTTAAAGAATGACCTAATCGATTAAAAATAGCTTCGGCAATTTTAATACGTTTTTTCCCTTGCGCGTTACTACACAAACAGGTCATAGATTTACCAACAGCAATTGCTGTATTTGGCATAGCACGAATTATAAATTTATCTATACCAACAATGGCTTCAATCTTAGGAATTAAGAAACCTGTTATTGTAGAAATAAGCACGTGTTTATCTGTTAAATACGATTTAACATCATTTAAAATAACTTCGAAATGAGAAGGTTGTACTGCAAAAATTATAATATCAGATTGCTTAACAGCCTCTGCATTATCTGTAGTTAAATACACATTTTTATAGCCATCAAATTCTTGAATATCTTCTAAATTTCTTTTAGTTAAATACAAACTTGTAATGGCATTATTAGTTATCAATCCTTTTGCAATGGATTTCCCTAAGTTCCCAGTTCCTATAATTGCTATTTTCATAATTATTTATTTTTTTGGCGTTACCACAAGGGTCGCGCTTTCCACTATATCTTTTTTGTCTTGTTCTCGATACAAATTTGCTCATACTTCACAAATTCACTCGAACTGACACAAAAAAAAGGATGCCGTTCCAATCGCTAACGCAGCTGCAGTACTTTTAAAAATAATTTGCTTTTAATTTTAAACCTTCAGATTCTTCAAAACCATACATTAAATTCATATTTTGGACCGCTTGTCCAGAAGCACCTTTTAATAAATTATCAATGATACTTGTTACTAGTAATTTGTTTTCATGCTTATGTAAATGAAGAATACATTTATTAGTATTAACAACCTGTTTTAAATGAATCTCTTCATCTGAAACCACAGTAAAAGCAGCTTCTTTATAAAATTCTGAATACATTTTTTTAGCATCTTCTAAACTGCCTTCAAATTTGGTATAAAGTGTAGCAAAAATCCCTCTTGAAAAATCGCCTCGATTAGGCATAAAATTTATTTCTGAAGAGAAATCAGATTGTAATTGATTTACTGTCTGGTTAATTTCACCTAAATGCTGGTGTGTAAATGCTTTGTAATGCGAAAAATTATTATCTCTCCATGTAAAATGTGTAGTTGCAGATAATGATGTTCCTGCTCCAGTTGCCCCAGTTACTGCATTAATATGCACATCGTTTTTTAAAACTTTAGCTTTAGCTAATGGTAATAATGCAGATTGAATTGCTGTGGCAAAACAACCTGGATTTGCTATATAATTAGCTTTTTTAATTGCCTCTTTATTTAATTCTGGCAAACCGTAAACAAATGTTTTACCTTCAAAAATCTCATCTTTATTCAATCTGAAATCATTACTTAAATCAATAATTTTAGTGTTTTCTGAAAAGGTGTTTTTCTCTAAAAAGGCTTTTGAATTTCCATGTCCAAGACACAAGAATAACACATCTACTTCAGTATTTATTTCGCTTGAAAACACTAAATCTGTACTGCCAATTAAATCCTGGTGTATCTTATATATTTTATTGCCTGCATTAGATGTACTGTATACAAAATTGAGGTTTACTTTATTATGATTTAACAACAACCTAATCAACTCACCAGCTGTATAACCTGCTCCACCAATGATTCCTGTTTCTAATTTTTTCATTTTGATTCTTTTACTTTGAGATTCTTCGCTTAGCTCTGAATGACAATTAATCTTTAAGAGTTTACTTGTTGATAGATTTTATTTTGATTCCCTATAATTTTAATAAATCCTTTTGCCTCATCTGCAGTCCAACCTTTATTTTCTTCGCCATAACTTCCAAATTTTGCATTCATTAAATCGTGCTTAGAAATAATTCCATCTACGGTAAAATGATATGGTTTAAGTGTTACAAAAACATCTCCAGAAACTTTATCTTGACTGCTCTGCAAAAAGGCCTCCATGTCTCGCATTACAGGATCTAAATACTGACCTTCATGTAGATGCATTCCGTAGAAACTTGATAGATAATCTTTGTGCTGTAATTGCCACTTGGTCAACGTATGCTTCTCTAATAAATGATGCGCTTTTATAGTAATTAATGCTGCTGCTGCTTCAAAACCAACACGTCCTTTAATACCTACAATAGTATCTCCAACATGAATATCTCTTCCAATAGCGTAAGCAGAAGCTAAATTATTTAGAAGCTCTATGTTCTTTTCTGCAGAAGCTGCCTTTCCGTTTAAAGCGACTAATTCTCCTTTATCAAAACTTAATACCACCTTATCTTCTCCTTCTTTTTTTAATTGCGACGGATAAGCCGTTTCTGGTAATGGTTTTTCAGAAGTTAAAGTTTCTTCTCCACCAACACTTGTTCCCCAAAGTCCTTTGTTAACAGAGTACTTTGCTTTTTCCCAAGAGGCTTCAATACCATTTTCTTTTAGGTAATCAATTTCTTGTTGTCTACTTAAACTTCCATCTCTAATTGGCGTGATAATTTTAATATTAGGAGCTAAGGTTTGAAAAATCATATCAAAACGTACTTGATCATTTCCAGCTCCTGTACTACCATGTGCGATAAATTCGGCATCAATACTTTTTGCGTATTCAATAATCTCGATAGCCTGAATAATACGCTCTGCACTTACAGATAATGGATACGAATTATTTTTAAGCACATTCCCAAAAATTAAATACTTTACAACTTTTTTATAAAAAGTGGCAACTGCGTCAATATTTTTATAGGTAGAAACACCCATTTTATATGCATTGCTTTCAATCTCTTTTATTTCTTCTGAAGTAAAACCTCCTGTATTTACACTAACAGCGTGCACATCGTATCCTGCCTTACTTAAACTTACTGCGCAATATGAAGTATCTAATCCTCCACTATATGCTATAACTAGTTTTTTACTCATCTCTCTTTTCTTTTTTAAGGAACATAGATTGCTTAATGTTTTTCAATCTGGTCCATACTTTTTTATCATGATTATTTACTTCTGGCTTTGTAACCTCCTTTTTAGAAGAATCATACAACATACCAGTACATAAGCACATTTTCTGCTCTGTTCTTGTTAAGACATCGAAATTTTTGCAAGTCTGACAGCCATTCCAAAAGGATTGATCGTCTGTTAATTCTGAAAACGTAACCGGTTTATAACCTAAATCACTATTCATTTTCATAACCGCTAAACCAGTAGTAATACTAAACACTTTCGCGTCTGGAAACTTGGTTCTAGAGTGCTCGAATATTCGTTGTTTAATCTGCTTGGCTAAACCCATATTTCTAAAATCTGGATGTACAATTAAACCAGAATTTGCAACAAATTTGCCATGACTCCATTGTTCGATATAGCAAAATCCAGCAAATTTATCATCATCTAAAGCGATAACAGCATTACCATTTTCCATTTTGGTAATGACGTATTCTGGTTTACGTTTTGCAATACCAGTTCCTCTAACTTGGGCAGCCTCTGCAATAGTTTCGCAAATAATGTTTGCGTAAATACTATGCGATTTATTAGCAATAACAATTTCCATTGTAATTGAGTTTTAAATTAAAAAATGTGATAATTTTTGTTTTTGAAAGCAGAACCGGACTCACCTTAGTTCTATAAATAGAAGTACACCCTAAGGGCGACGACGGAAAATTGGACGTATGTACAACCAATTATTATTTCTAATAACTGTATTTAAAAATGTAAATATTTGTGATGGATTGTTCAATGTGAAAAAAAATAAAAACTATTAACTAAAAAGCTGAAGTATGCGTATTAGCGACGTCGTCTGCGCATTGGCAAACTTGTGGGTCTTTCGTTTTTATTTTTAATTAACATATAGTAAATCTATAAATTTATTTAATACTTAAGCTTATTAAATCTGATTATTAACTAATTTTTATGTGATTCATAAAATTTTGACTGTTAGCTAATTATAATCGTGATTTTTATCAAAAAAAAAATAAAAAATATTCTAACTAAACTAAGAATTGAAATAAATCTGGCTTATCATTTAGGTAATCTCCATAGAAGTTATGAAGTTTCATTTTGGTAATTAAAGGCTCTAAATCTGCAGGTGATTTAAGCTCCAATCCAACAACAGCGACGTCATTTTCACGGTTTGCTTTTTTTGTATATTCAAAATGAGTGATATCATCGTTTGGACCAAGAATATCTACTACAAAATCTCTTAAAGCTCCCGAACGTTGTGGAAACTTTACAATAAAATAGTGTTTTAAATTGGCATACAATAATGCACGTTCCTTGATTTCGGCAGTACGCGTGATATCGTTATTACTTCCGCTAATTACGCAAACCACGTTTTTTCCTTTTATTTCTTCGGAAAACTGTTCTAATGCAGAAAGACTTAAAGCTCCTGCAGGCTCTACAATAATAGCATCTTTATTATATAAATCTAAAATGGTTTGACACACCTTACCTTCATCTACCGTAACCACGCGATGCAAAGTTTCTTTACATATTGCGAAATTTAAATCGCCAACACGTTTAACAGCAGCTCCATCTACAAAACTATCTATAGTCTTTAACTCTGTATTTTTATTATTTCTAATAGAAGTTAACATTGCTGGCGCTCCTTTTGGCTCCACACTAATAATCTTTGTTTCTGGTGATAAAATTTTAAAAATTGATGATAATCCAGCGGCAAGTCCGCCACCACCAACTGGTACAAAAACATAATGAATTGGATGCTCCTTAGCCTGATCTATAATCTCTAAACCAACAGTTGCCTGGCCTTCAATAACTTTCTCATCATTAAAAGGATGAATAAATGTTTTATTCAGCGCTTCGCACTGTTTCATCGCTGCATGATAAGCGTCATCAAAAGTATCACCTACCAAAACAACATCTACATAGTCCTCTCCAAACATTTTAACCTGCTCCACCTTTTGATTTGGTGTAGGAGATGGCATAAATATGGTTCCTTTAATTTTTAGAAGCTTACACGAAATAGCCACTCCTTGGGCATGATTACCTGCACTTGCACATACAATTTCATTTTCTATTTGAGTCGCATTCAAAGATGAAATCTTATTATAAGATCCTCGAATTTTATACGAACGTACTTCTTGTAAATCCTCTCTTTTAAAAAATATATTAGCTCCAAAATGCTTAGAATAGCGCGCATTCCTCATAAGAGGCGTTACAGTTGCAATGCCTTTTAGTTTATTTGCGGCAGCTTCTACAGCTTCTAGAGTAGGTCTATATGTTGTTTTAGTTTCTTCCATGTTTAAATCCTACAAAAGCAGGAGTTTAATCCTGCTTTCTCATAATTTCATTCTATTTATAGATTCCTGCCTTCGCAGGAATGACACTATATTTATGCTAAAACTGAATCTTCAGTCTTTACATCCGATTTTATAATTTTCATTGCTGTCATTGCAGCTCTTAATCGTTTTCCGACTGCTTCGATTGGATGGTTTCTAATCGCATCGTTTATTGCAATTAATTCAATATTATCTACTCCATTTTCCTTAGAAAATGATTTACCAATAATATCTGTATCTACCGTTTTCATGAAATCTGTTAATAACGGTTTACAAGCATGATCAAATAAATAACAACCATATTCTGCAGTATCCGAAATTACTCTGTTCATTTCAAATAATTTCTTTCTAGCAATTGTGTTTGCTATTAATGGTAATTCGTGAAGTGATTCGTAATAAGCAGAATCTTCAATAATCCCTGCACTTACCATAGTTTCGTAAGCTAGCTCTACACCAGATTTCACAAATGCTACTAATAATGTACCGTGATCAAAATACTCTTGCTCAGAAATATGATTAGGTGTTAAAGCTGTTTTTTCAAAAGCAGTTTCACCTGTTGCAGCTCTCCATTTTAAAAGGTTTACATCATCATTTGCCCAATCTTCCATCATTGTTTTTGAGAAATGACCAGAAATAATATCATCCATATGCTTTTCGAATAACGGACGCATGATATCTTTTAATTCTTCAGATAATTGGTAAGCTTTTACTTTTGCTGGATTAGATAAACGATCCATCATGTTTGTAATTCCACCATGCTTTAAAGCTTCGGTAATTGTTTCCCAACCAAACTGAATTAATTTCCCAGC includes these proteins:
- the argH gene encoding argininosuccinate lyase, translating into MKLWDKGISIDKKIEQFTVGNDREIDLHIAKYDVQASLAHAIMLESIDIISSEELKQLKSGLNAIAETIENGTFVIEESFEDVHSKIEYELTKTLGDVGKKIHTARSRNDQVLVALHLYYKENLKEISAKTKMFFDTLLDLAETNKEALLPGYTHLQVAMPSSFGLWFSAYAEVLIDDVYLLNAAIQTVDQNPLGSAAGYGSSFPIDRELTTKELGFSTLKYNVVAAQMSRGKSERTIALALGSVCNTLARFAMDICVYNSQNFGFIAFPDELTTGSSIMPHKKNPDVFELIRGKANKIQALHTEMVLITNNLPSGYHRDFQLLKENIIAAIEDVKDLLDIFNYAIQQVIVKHIDLNDAKYQYLFTVDNINTLVVGGMPFREAYQKIGGEVENGTYKPDTSKKHTHVGSIGNLCLDNIREKFPK
- a CDS encoding M20 family metallo-hydrolase, translating into MIEKLTTKAIALLKQLIETQSFSSEEGPAAAHIEQWFIEQNIPFNRTQHNVWATNKYFDDSKQTLLLNSHHDTVKPNNGYTKDPFKAIVEDGKLYGLGSNDAGGCLVSLLATFAYFYNKKGLNYNIVIVASAEEESSGDNGLNSMLSVIPKVDVAIVGEPTLMNLAVAEKGLVVFDAVVKGTPGHAAHPNNDNAIYNTISVLEWFKNYKFDKRSEALGEVKMTITQINAGKQHNAVPADVKLVVDVRVNDKYSNQEIVNILQKESPCGSIIPRSIKLNSSSIPIDHPLVVAGVEIGRSTYGSPTLSDQAVLNCPSLKLGPGDSTRSHSADEFIYLNEIEEGIKIYIELLEKVL
- the argB gene encoding acetylglutamate kinase, whose translation is MKTLKIIKIGGNIIDDDTVLKQFLKAFSTIDSPKILVHGGGKLATKLAQQMQVEVKMIDGRRITDQETLDVITMVYAGKINKNIVAQLQANKCNSIGFSGADGNTIVSDLRPSKPIDYGFAGDVKQVNTATLELLLNNNVTPVFCAITHDGKGQLLNTNADTISSELAIGFASIYNTELYYCFEKNGVLENVDNDDSVIENINTESYPSLIENGIIYEGMLPKLNNCFHAVNHQVQKVCIGKSSMLFKTNSKHTTITK
- a CDS encoding acetylornithine carbamoyltransferase, yielding MKKYTNIKDIGNLKETIKEAILLKANPFQFSDLGKNKTLVMLFFNSSLRTRLSTEKAAKNLGMDVVILNVNDAWNLEFEDGTVMNANTSEHIKEAAQVISQYADVIAVRAFPGLLDKQKDESEFVINSFIKYATVPIVNMESATAHPLQALTDAITISELTKKVKPKVVLSWAPHPKALPQAVANSFVGMMQNMDVNLIITHPEGYELRQEITKNTPINYNQEDALKDADFIYVKNWSSYSDYGKILSQDKNWMMTKAKLGQAKFMHCLPVRRNVVVEDAVLDGDNSVVIKQANNRTFAAQIVLKQILEDL
- a CDS encoding aspartate aminotransferase family protein, which encodes MNLFNVYPLFDITPIKAEDVFVFDENNTRYLDLYGGHAVISIGHSHPKYVKNISEQVAKLGFYSNSIQNPLQVELANKLGKLSGCKDYQLFLCNSGAEANENALKLASFYNGKKKIVAFKNGFHGRTSAAVAATDNAKIIAPINAQQEVEILELGDLIALEKALVKNDVCAVIIECIQGVGGLDESTAEFYIGIEALCKKYNACFIADEVQSGFGRTGDFFAFQKYNVTPDIISIAKGMGNGFPIGGILIHPNIKASFGLLGTTFGGNHLACVASSTVLEVIEDEKLMQNVKEISAYFIERAKEISAIKNIKGRGLMLGLEFDFPIAELRKKLIFTHKIFTGSAKNPNLLRILPPLTIKKEHVDLFFEALKSEL
- the proC gene encoding pyrroline-5-carboxylate reductase; the protein is MKIAIIGTGNLGKSIAKGLITNNAITSLYLTKRNLEDIQEFDGYKNVYLTTDNAEAVKQSDIIIFAVQPSHFEVILNDVKSYLTDKHVLISTITGFLIPKIEAIVGIDKFIIRAMPNTAIAVGKSMTCLCSNAQGKKRIKIAEAIFNRLGHSLSIPENQMQAATVVCASGVAFWMRLIRATTQAAIQLGFDAKEAQELAMYTSEGAASLLITNGNHPEEEIDRVTTPKGCTIEGLNEMEHKGLSSSLIQGMITSFNKINNIKQDQI
- the argC gene encoding N-acetyl-gamma-glutamyl-phosphate reductase, with the translated sequence MKKLETGIIGGAGYTAGELIRLLLNHNKVNLNFVYSTSNAGNKIYKIHQDLIGSTDLVFSSEINTEVDVLFLCLGHGNSKAFLEKNTFSENTKIIDLSNDFRLNKDEIFEGKTFVYGLPELNKEAIKKANYIANPGCFATAIQSALLPLAKAKVLKNDVHINAVTGATGAGTSLSATTHFTWRDNNFSHYKAFTHQHLGEINQTVNQLQSDFSSEINFMPNRGDFSRGIFATLYTKFEGSLEDAKKMYSEFYKEAAFTVVSDEEIHLKQVVNTNKCILHLHKHENKLLVTSIIDNLLKGASGQAVQNMNLMYGFEESEGLKLKANYF
- a CDS encoding argininosuccinate synthase; this encodes MSKKLVIAYSGGLDTSYCAVSLSKAGYDVHAVSVNTGGFTSEEIKEIESNAYKMGVSTYKNIDAVATFYKKVVKYLIFGNVLKNNSYPLSVSAERIIQAIEIIEYAKSIDAEFIAHGSTGAGNDQVRFDMIFQTLAPNIKIITPIRDGSLSRQQEIDYLKENGIEASWEKAKYSVNKGLWGTSVGGEETLTSEKPLPETAYPSQLKKEGEDKVVLSFDKGELVALNGKAASAEKNIELLNNLASAYAIGRDIHVGDTIVGIKGRVGFEAAAALITIKAHHLLEKHTLTKWQLQHKDYLSSFYGMHLHEGQYLDPVMRDMEAFLQSSQDKVSGDVFVTLKPYHFTVDGIISKHDLMNAKFGSYGEENKGWTADEAKGFIKIIGNQNKIYQQVNS
- a CDS encoding GNAT family N-acetyltransferase; translated protein: MEIVIANKSHSIYANIICETIAEAAQVRGTGIAKRKPEYVITKMENGNAVIALDDDKFAGFCYIEQWSHGKFVANSGLIVHPDFRNMGLAKQIKQRIFEHSRTKFPDAKVFSITTGLAVMKMNSDLGYKPVTFSELTDDQSFWNGCQTCKNFDVLTRTEQKMCLCTGMLYDSSKKEVTKPEVNNHDKKVWTRLKNIKQSMFLKKEKRDE
- the ilvA gene encoding threonine ammonia-lyase, whose translation is MEETKTTYRPTLEAVEAAANKLKGIATVTPLMRNARYSKHFGANIFFKREDLQEVRSYKIRGSYNKISSLNATQIENEIVCASAGNHAQGVAISCKLLKIKGTIFMPSPTPNQKVEQVKMFGEDYVDVVLVGDTFDDAYHAAMKQCEALNKTFIHPFNDEKVIEGQATVGLEIIDQAKEHPIHYVFVPVGGGGLAAGLSSIFKILSPETKIISVEPKGAPAMLTSIRNNKNTELKTIDSFVDGAAVKRVGDLNFAICKETLHRVVTVDEGKVCQTILDLYNKDAIIVEPAGALSLSALEQFSEEIKGKNVVCVISGSNNDITRTAEIKERALLYANLKHYFIVKFPQRSGALRDFVVDILGPNDDITHFEYTKKANRENDVAVVGLELKSPADLEPLITKMKLHNFYGDYLNDKPDLFQFLV
- the ilvC gene encoding ketol-acid reductoisomerase codes for the protein MSNYFNTLSLRNQLDQLGKCRFMDASEFEDGVNALKGKKIVIVGCGAQGLNQGLNMRDSGLDISYTLRQVAIDEQRESFKNANSNGFIVGTYQELIPTADLVLNLTPDKQHTNVVKAVMPLMKKGATLSYSHGFNIVEEGTEVRKDITVIMVAPKCPGTEVREEYKRGFGVPTLIAVHPENDPENKGWAQAKAYAAATGGHRAGVLESSFVAEVKSDLMGEQTILCGLLQTGAILSFDKMVAQGIEPGYAGKLIQFGWETITEALKHGGITNMMDRLSNPAKVKAYQLSEELKDIMRPLFEKHMDDIISGHFSKTMMEDWANDDVNLLKWRAATGETAFEKTALTPNHISEQEYFDHGTLLVAFVKSGVELAYETMVSAGIIEDSAYYESLHELPLIANTIARKKLFEMNRVISDTAEYGCYLFDHACKPLLTDFMKTVDTDIIGKSFSKENGVDNIELIAINDAIRNHPIEAVGKRLRAAMTAMKIIKSDVKTEDSVLA